One window from the genome of Nicotiana tomentosiformis chromosome 5, ASM39032v3, whole genome shotgun sequence encodes:
- the LOC104099882 gene encoding probable GPI-anchored adhesin-like protein PGA55 — translation MQTIKGGWVGQTFALASYNDSGSRKTRIRRSKEERKTMVETFIKKYQTSNNGNFPSLNLTHKEVGGSFYTVREIVREIIQENKVLGPAKLLPGEQNDVHFAEQYPLGSISTEPQSLSISEESHVMSTFAPIHYMGKSEADFGMNTQLDVAEAKVADDGPKTSTSDFNERIEQSDKSYIIDSESDHQINKDEFSYSSGINGFDQELRNEQMVGDYETPEENEISGKSDLRDDLSVNHQYTNSQVLDSSEIISDPVNESLSSEVNACRPTVEKDETYEEPISTESMVREGLEVKSERTEPEASKAKPLKTTELLVEQFPLRPISKKIDDLDSGLNETTNVAKTSKETEIEQDIITSSEKDAQLINEPVDVMTADPTSEKTSKLWDEKAELKARDASLEILSASEERAATANDVIFKASSTVNGTVNASSPMLNETFDSSSNNGTSKKPTADELIEAKGKANVQHGSGQKTGGNPPLDRIHLETWKSASAKSKEHETNPLLALLKACITAFVKFWTEE, via the exons ATGCAGACAATTAAGGGTGGTTGGGTTGGACAAACATTTGCACTTGCTTCTTACAATGACTCTGGCAGCCGGAAGACTAGGATTAGGCGTTCGAAAGAGGAGAGAAAGACTATGGTTGAAACTTTTATAAAGAA ATATCAGACGTCAAATAATGGGAATTTCCCATCACTTAATCTGACGCACAAAGAAGTTGGTGGCTCTTTCTACACAGTACGAGAAATAGTTCGCGagataattcaggaaaataaagTTCTAGGTCCAGCTAAGTTGCTTCCCGGAGAGCAAAATGATGTCCATTTTGCAGAACAATATCCACTAGGATCCATATCAACTGAACCACAAAGTTTGTCTATATCCGAGGAGAGCCATGTTATGTCAACTTTTGCACCCATTCATTACATGGGTAAAAGTGAAGCTGATTTTGGCATGAACACACAGCTTGATGTAGCTGAAGCGAAGGTTGCAGATGATGGACCAAAAACTAGCACAAGTGACTTCAATGAAAGAATTGAACAATCGGATAAATCGTACATAATTGATTCTGAGTCTGATCATCAAATAAACAAGGATGAGTTTTCATACTCTAGTGGGATCAATGGATTTGACCAGGAGCTGCGCAATGAACAGATGGTTGGTGATTATGAGACACCTGAAGAAAATGAAATTTCTGGTAAATCTGACTTACGTGACGACCTCTCTGTCAATCATCAATATACTAATTCACAAGTTTTAGATTCTTCTGAGATCATCTCTGACCCTGTGAATGAGAGTCTTAGCAGTGAGGTCAATGCTTGTCGTCCTACAGTTGAAAAGGATGAAACTTATGAAGAACCAATATCTACAGAGTCAATGGTAAGAGAGGGTCTGGAAGTTAAAAGTGAAAGGACTGAGCCGGAAGCATCAAAAGCTAAACCTCTTAAAACAACAGAACTATTAGTGGAGCAGTTTCCCCTGCGGCCTATTTCTAAGAAAATAGATGACTTGGATTCAGGATTAAATGAAACAACCAATGTAGCAAAAACATCCAAAGAAACAGAAATTGAACAGGACATAATAACCTCTTCAGAAAAAGATGCTCAACTGATAAATGAGCCAGTTGATGTCATGACAGCTGATCCAACATCAGAAAAGACCAGTAAACTGTGGGACGAGAAAGCAGAGCTGAAAGCTAGGGATGCATCATTGGAAATTTTAAGTGCCTCAGAAGAAAGAGCGGCCACTGCCAATGATGTAATATTTAAGGCCTCATCAACAGTAAATGGG ACTGTCAATGCGTCTAGTCCTATGCTTAACGAGACTTTTGACAGCAGTAGTAACAATGGCACTTCTAAGAAACCGACTGCTGACGAGTTGATTGAGGCTAAAGGTAAAGCCAACGTTCAACATGGTAGTGGCCAGAAGACAGGAGGCAATCCACCACTTGACAGAATTCATCT TGAAACATGGAAAAGCGCTTCGGCAAAATCCAAGGAACATGAAACAAATCCACTCCTGGCATTATTGAAGGCATGTATCACGGCTTTTGTGAAATTTTGGACCGAAGAATAG